A region of Salinibacter sp. 10B DNA encodes the following proteins:
- a CDS encoding methyltransferase domain-containing protein: MFSSSTLRSALLPLLGIALLSLPGCAQEEGSTTSTDTADTATVDLSAPSPITGGTTDTIDSDVPFVESPQSVVNKMLEVANVTKNDVVYDLGSGDGRIPITAARTYGARGVGIEIKPHLVKKARENAKENGVSDLVEFRQGDLFKADLSEATVVTIYLLPTVNMKLRPKLFRELEPGTRVVSHDFDMNEWEPDTTWESGGETIFRWTIPEETPDFVNLEE, encoded by the coding sequence ATGTTTTCTTCCTCCACCTTGCGCTCTGCGCTTCTCCCCCTCCTTGGAATTGCCCTGCTAAGCCTCCCCGGCTGCGCCCAGGAAGAGGGAAGCACCACCTCGACCGACACCGCCGACACTGCCACCGTCGACCTGTCTGCCCCGTCCCCGATCACCGGCGGCACGACCGATACGATTGACTCCGACGTGCCCTTCGTTGAAAGCCCGCAGTCGGTCGTCAACAAAATGCTTGAAGTCGCCAACGTAACCAAAAACGATGTCGTCTACGATCTTGGAAGCGGCGACGGCCGCATCCCTATTACGGCTGCTCGGACGTACGGGGCCCGAGGGGTGGGGATTGAGATCAAACCGCATCTCGTGAAGAAGGCCCGTGAGAACGCCAAAGAAAACGGCGTGAGTGACCTCGTAGAATTTCGACAAGGAGACCTTTTCAAAGCGGACCTCAGTGAGGCGACGGTGGTCACCATTTACCTCCTCCCCACCGTCAATATGAAGCTGCGCCCCAAGCTCTTTCGCGAACTGGAGCCGGGCACGCGAGTGGTGTCCCACGACTTCGACATGAACGAATGGGAACCGGACACGACTTGGGAGTCCGGAGGCGAAACCATCTTTCGCTGGACGATTCCGGAAGAGACGCCGGATTTTGTAAACCTTGAGGAGTGA
- a CDS encoding thioredoxin family protein, protein MNTFCRTSLTFAFALLLLTVAPLTVSAQKAEVGEQAPNFTLPDTEGEKHSLAQYEGKYVVLEWLNFGCPFVGKHYGSGNMQKLQETYTDKGVVWLSIVSSAEGKQGYYPPKEMKAQKKKHNGNMTAILMDPAGEVGRTYGAKVTPHMYVISPEGELLYKGGIDDKPTTDEADIKGAKNYVRNALNQAMNGKEVDPNTAQPYGCTVKYASSM, encoded by the coding sequence ATGAACACCTTTTGTCGTACGAGTCTTACGTTCGCTTTTGCCCTCCTTCTTCTGACGGTTGCCCCGTTGACCGTCTCGGCCCAGAAGGCCGAGGTTGGGGAGCAGGCGCCCAACTTTACGCTTCCGGACACTGAAGGGGAGAAGCACAGTCTTGCTCAGTACGAGGGCAAGTATGTAGTGCTGGAGTGGTTGAATTTCGGGTGTCCGTTTGTTGGCAAGCACTACGGCAGTGGCAATATGCAGAAGCTGCAGGAGACCTACACCGACAAGGGTGTTGTGTGGCTTTCAATTGTATCGTCGGCTGAGGGCAAGCAGGGATACTATCCGCCCAAAGAGATGAAGGCCCAAAAGAAAAAGCACAACGGGAACATGACGGCCATTCTTATGGACCCGGCCGGAGAGGTCGGTCGCACGTACGGCGCGAAGGTCACGCCGCACATGTACGTCATCAGTCCGGAGGGCGAGTTGCTGTACAAAGGGGGCATCGACGATAAGCCCACCACGGACGAAGCGGACATCAAGGGGGCAAAGAATTACGTCAGAAATGCTCTGAATCAGGCCATGAATGGAAAGGAGGTGGATCCGAACACGGCCCAGCCCTACGGCTGCACGGTGAAGTATGCGTCGTCCATGTAA
- a CDS encoding thioredoxin family protein, whose product MVPRRLSMSMLFAALMLLGAAGVPVDADAQSSDDPSPHSEAALVSDVSAIAPGEPFTVALRLRMEKGWHSYWKNPGDSGEPTSVDWAVPEGFAVGDIQWPYPHRVPFGPMTSYGYSDEVVLPFTVTPPETLAPGSRVTLKGEANWLICADICLPAKADVQTTLSVAEAPRPSPEASVIAKAESKQPRSVDGWTVQAARSSGSYTLALTSPAGHEPSLKGAYFFPAQEEVLDHAAPQPVSRADDTHLITLQQSSYAEEPSDSLRGVVVAPDGETWDAAGEVRALRVNVPVDSTLSGIDVASMTAASTGGNGLSLPWALAFAFAGGLLLNLMPCVFPVISVKILGFAEQAEEEERTIRTHGTLFGVGVLVSMWVLAGILLAVRAAGSQVGWGFQLQSPTFIALMALLFFGIGLNLLGLFEVGTRLMSWGGRLQTQTSSDGRLGAFLTGVLATVVATPCTAPFMGAALGVALTLSTTGALLIFTSLGVGMAAPYVGLSMAPRLLKALPKPGAWMESLKQFFAFPMFATAIWLVWVFGQQTGNGGVALLLFGLLLLGMAGWVVHRWSASTLSQPLTVVTRGLVTLMVVGAVAAGVIGAGYDRPATASSSDSSSAASSEQWTPFSPQTVQEFRAEGRPVFVDFTAAWCLTCQVNERTVLNTDAVQSAFRKRNVALVKADWTNRDPQITKALESHGRSGVPVYVLYPGDGSGPTLLPEVLTQDIVLNALEKLPSSS is encoded by the coding sequence ATGGTCCCTCGTCGTCTCTCGATGTCCATGTTGTTCGCCGCGCTCATGCTGTTGGGAGCGGCAGGCGTCCCTGTGGATGCAGATGCGCAGTCGTCTGACGACCCCAGTCCACACAGCGAGGCCGCGCTCGTGAGCGATGTGTCGGCGATTGCGCCCGGAGAGCCCTTTACCGTGGCCCTGCGGCTCCGGATGGAGAAGGGCTGGCATAGCTACTGGAAAAATCCCGGGGATTCGGGGGAGCCCACCTCCGTCGATTGGGCAGTGCCGGAGGGCTTCGCGGTGGGGGACATTCAGTGGCCGTATCCGCACCGCGTCCCGTTCGGCCCGATGACAAGCTACGGCTATTCCGATGAGGTAGTGTTGCCATTCACCGTAACGCCGCCGGAGACGCTTGCCCCCGGCTCCCGCGTGACCCTGAAAGGCGAAGCCAACTGGCTGATTTGTGCGGACATTTGTCTGCCCGCCAAGGCGGATGTGCAGACGACGCTCTCCGTAGCGGAGGCTCCGAGGCCGAGCCCAGAGGCGTCGGTCATTGCGAAGGCCGAGTCGAAGCAGCCCCGATCCGTGGATGGATGGACGGTGCAGGCGGCGCGAAGCAGTGGAAGCTACACGCTGGCCCTAACGTCGCCTGCCGGTCATGAGCCCAGTCTGAAGGGAGCCTATTTCTTTCCCGCGCAGGAAGAGGTGCTTGACCACGCGGCCCCTCAGCCGGTATCTCGGGCCGACGATACGCATCTCATTACCCTTCAGCAGTCGTCCTATGCAGAAGAGCCCTCCGACAGCCTTCGGGGGGTGGTGGTTGCGCCAGATGGGGAAACCTGGGACGCAGCCGGCGAGGTCCGCGCCCTGCGTGTGAACGTCCCCGTCGATTCGACACTCTCTGGCATTGACGTCGCATCGATGACGGCGGCGTCGACCGGGGGGAATGGGCTTTCGCTCCCATGGGCCCTGGCCTTTGCGTTTGCGGGCGGGCTTTTGCTCAATCTCATGCCCTGCGTTTTTCCAGTGATCTCAGTCAAAATTCTCGGCTTTGCCGAGCAGGCAGAGGAAGAGGAGCGCACAATCCGAACGCACGGAACCCTTTTCGGCGTCGGGGTTCTCGTGTCGATGTGGGTTCTGGCGGGGATTCTTCTCGCTGTGCGGGCGGCCGGAAGCCAGGTGGGGTGGGGATTTCAGCTCCAGTCGCCCACGTTCATAGCACTGATGGCTTTGCTCTTTTTCGGCATCGGGCTGAATCTGCTCGGCTTGTTTGAGGTCGGCACTCGGCTGATGAGTTGGGGGGGGCGGCTTCAGACCCAAACGTCGAGCGATGGGCGTCTGGGAGCCTTCCTGACCGGCGTTCTCGCGACCGTGGTGGCCACGCCCTGCACGGCGCCCTTCATGGGAGCCGCGCTCGGGGTGGCACTGACCCTTTCCACAACGGGGGCGCTTCTCATCTTTACGAGTCTGGGAGTGGGCATGGCGGCGCCGTACGTAGGTCTGTCGATGGCCCCCCGGCTCCTGAAGGCGCTGCCGAAGCCAGGGGCCTGGATGGAGTCGCTGAAGCAATTCTTTGCCTTTCCGATGTTCGCGACGGCCATCTGGCTCGTGTGGGTCTTTGGTCAACAGACGGGGAATGGCGGCGTCGCGCTGCTGCTTTTTGGGCTTCTCCTGCTCGGCATGGCCGGATGGGTGGTGCACCGGTGGTCCGCATCGACGCTCTCTCAGCCCCTCACGGTCGTTACCCGCGGGCTCGTGACCTTGATGGTTGTTGGGGCCGTGGCGGCTGGCGTCATTGGCGCCGGCTACGACCGACCGGCAACCGCCTCGTCGTCGGATTCTTCGTCTGCCGCGTCGTCGGAGCAGTGGACGCCCTTTTCTCCGCAAACGGTACAGGAGTTTCGTGCGGAGGGACGACCGGTGTTCGTTGACTTCACGGCGGCGTGGTGTCTTACGTGTCAGGTGAACGAGCGCACCGTGCTGAACACCGACGCGGTGCAATCGGCATTCCGGAAACGGAATGTGGCCCTCGTAAAAGCGGACTGGACGAATCGCGATCCCCAGATCACGAAGGCCCTGGAGTCGCATGGCCGAAGTGGTGTGCCGGTGTATGTGCTGTATCCTGGAGACGGCTCCGGTCCCACGCTCCTCCCTGAGGTCCTGACACAGGACATCGTCCTGAACGCACTTGAAAAACTTCCGTCCTCCTCCTAG
- a CDS encoding outer membrane beta-barrel protein, whose translation MSRPAFALLVFAPLAGLLLGLAPEAQAQQASETSSEDQTRREIRVDLGGGWGIPIRNVDLQGETVQNVEPLDVNMTSGPHAYVGMGFVRTIAENFALGARVRGQATRLRAKVDACNDGLSCRKPDGLQWAATVEGRIIITAPDWVNPYLLVGLGVVQTTVDAVTVQGVQNPRLPETITFAGASVVDAGGNIGIGASLPLTDRLYLDTEFRVTGALPGGKENAVSILPFTAGLSYGF comes from the coding sequence ATGTCTCGTCCAGCATTCGCACTGCTCGTGTTCGCTCCCCTCGCAGGTTTGCTGTTGGGGCTGGCGCCGGAGGCTCAGGCGCAGCAGGCCTCTGAGACATCATCCGAGGATCAGACTCGACGGGAGATCCGGGTGGACCTGGGGGGCGGTTGGGGCATTCCCATCCGCAATGTCGACTTGCAGGGAGAGACCGTTCAGAATGTCGAGCCCCTGGACGTCAACATGACTTCCGGGCCGCACGCGTACGTGGGGATGGGGTTCGTGCGGACCATCGCGGAGAATTTCGCGCTGGGTGCTCGAGTGCGAGGCCAGGCAACCCGGCTTCGGGCGAAGGTGGACGCCTGTAATGATGGGTTGTCGTGCCGGAAGCCGGATGGGCTGCAGTGGGCGGCCACTGTTGAAGGCCGCATCATCATCACGGCGCCCGACTGGGTGAACCCATATTTGCTTGTCGGGCTCGGGGTGGTGCAGACCACCGTGGACGCTGTGACGGTACAGGGAGTTCAGAATCCAAGACTTCCAGAGACCATTACGTTTGCGGGGGCCTCGGTCGTTGACGCGGGGGGAAACATTGGGATTGGGGCGTCACTTCCGCTCACCGACCGGCTCTACCTCGACACCGAATTTCGAGTGACGGGGGCGTTGCCGGGAGGGAAGGAGAATGCCGTATCGATCCTTCCATTTACCGCCGGTCTGTCGTACGGATTCTAG
- a CDS encoding T9SS type A sorting domain-containing protein, which produces MDYSVALHLFEDLSDHMIYLRSSVVFVALAVLLGGGVSSLHAQERPKAIGQLQTRSLAPSVIQTAEKSVWGSRQKDGEQGPMAKIGLELALLYHQYQAEGPSGIRRLRESRERSKRASDPRSVRSRVRSPIAASGRTVIVEALSNGEGTTLLSDLRRLGLERGAAMGRLVSGRLPISALREAAGLSTLRGMVPSYARSHAGSVGSEADTAHAAYRVRSTFNLDGSGQKVCALSDSYNQSSSAATTAEDDIQSGDLPGEGNPQGNTQAVDVLDDDYGGSPAPTDEGRAMLQLIHDIAPGATLGFHTAFGGLADFANGILELANPNKGDCDVIVDDVGYAVEPFYQDGILANAVDEAVQTYDAAYFSSAGNDGRNAYQAPFRDSGNPGVLSDDAVAHDFAEGAAVDTLQQVTVAPGGTFRIFTLQWTDPSGVVEGSAGPDTDLDVAILDDTLGVVAKSENQNIDSGFPVESLEFSNAGEIDTDEDGVADSTFHLVIEKAAGPDPDEVRYIYSGSQYSIDQYDTLGATIYGHPKAEGAMAVAAAPFFYTPAYVSVDAPFLESFSSKGGIPILFDQTGNRISPVDREKPDVTGADAIDNTFFGNDLQFPSDSPIGGVDSDPHPNFFGTSAAAPNIAAIAALIRQSRPSLSYQEVYNSLRSGTQDITQRITREGELQDIGEGRDPWSGTGFVLAEEAVPPPRTLQIVNLAADGTLSSRNEATLELSWSLVGEGQVDAFLIERQFFDGPFTEQTTVTPDGERQFSNSIENLPPGKHTFRITAVRNDSVITTSTTERILQAGGPNVMLYPNPFRERTNVSVTLPSNGGPEEVRVSVYDALGRRVATPVEARSVDATQSITLTPSELGISGAGMYFFRVKGESFTRTVQGVYSP; this is translated from the coding sequence ATGGATTACTCTGTCGCTCTTCATCTGTTTGAGGATCTTTCGGATCACATGATCTATCTACGGTCGTCCGTCGTCTTCGTCGCTTTGGCGGTTTTGCTCGGAGGAGGGGTCTCCAGTCTACATGCCCAAGAGCGCCCGAAAGCCATCGGGCAACTCCAGACGCGCTCACTTGCCCCTTCGGTGATTCAGACGGCAGAGAAGTCGGTGTGGGGGAGTCGGCAGAAGGACGGGGAGCAAGGGCCAATGGCAAAGATTGGGTTGGAGCTGGCGCTTTTGTACCACCAGTACCAGGCGGAAGGGCCCAGTGGAATTCGGCGTCTGCGGGAATCGCGGGAGCGGTCCAAGCGCGCCTCCGATCCGCGGTCCGTCCGAAGTCGGGTCCGGTCTCCGATCGCCGCCAGCGGGCGCACCGTGATCGTAGAGGCCCTATCGAACGGAGAGGGCACAACGCTACTCAGCGATCTCCGACGGCTTGGGCTGGAACGCGGGGCGGCGATGGGGAGACTCGTATCAGGACGGCTGCCCATCTCTGCTCTTCGGGAGGCGGCGGGGCTCTCTACACTGCGAGGCATGGTGCCATCGTACGCTCGGAGCCACGCGGGCAGCGTAGGGTCGGAGGCCGACACCGCCCATGCGGCCTATCGCGTCCGATCGACCTTCAATCTAGATGGTAGCGGCCAAAAGGTATGTGCTCTTTCCGATAGCTACAATCAGAGCAGCTCGGCTGCCACGACGGCAGAGGACGACATCCAGTCGGGGGATTTGCCCGGCGAGGGAAATCCGCAGGGCAACACGCAAGCCGTTGACGTGCTGGACGACGATTATGGGGGATCTCCTGCTCCCACGGATGAGGGCCGTGCTATGCTCCAGCTCATTCACGACATTGCGCCCGGGGCCACGCTGGGCTTCCATACTGCGTTTGGGGGACTTGCCGATTTTGCGAATGGGATCCTGGAGCTTGCGAACCCCAATAAAGGGGATTGCGACGTGATTGTGGACGATGTGGGGTATGCGGTAGAGCCGTTTTATCAAGACGGTATTCTTGCCAATGCTGTAGATGAAGCCGTCCAGACGTACGACGCTGCCTACTTCTCCTCGGCGGGAAATGACGGTCGGAATGCCTATCAGGCCCCCTTTCGCGACTCTGGAAACCCGGGTGTTCTCAGCGACGATGCCGTGGCCCACGACTTTGCCGAGGGGGCCGCGGTGGACACGCTCCAGCAGGTGACGGTGGCGCCGGGCGGGACGTTCCGGATCTTTACGCTGCAATGGACGGATCCGTCCGGGGTCGTGGAGGGCTCGGCGGGCCCGGACACCGATCTCGATGTCGCCATCCTAGACGATACGTTGGGCGTGGTGGCAAAGTCCGAAAATCAAAACATCGATTCCGGCTTTCCGGTGGAGAGTCTGGAGTTTTCGAACGCGGGCGAGATTGATACCGATGAGGATGGTGTGGCGGATTCGACCTTTCATCTGGTCATTGAGAAAGCCGCCGGCCCCGATCCCGATGAGGTCCGGTACATCTATTCGGGGAGTCAGTACAGCATTGATCAGTACGATACGTTAGGGGCGACGATCTACGGGCATCCGAAGGCAGAGGGGGCTATGGCCGTGGCGGCGGCTCCGTTTTTCTATACGCCGGCCTACGTTAGCGTCGACGCCCCGTTTCTGGAATCCTTCTCGTCGAAGGGGGGCATTCCGATTCTTTTTGATCAGACCGGAAACCGGATTTCTCCTGTGGATCGGGAAAAGCCGGACGTGACGGGAGCTGATGCCATCGACAACACCTTCTTCGGCAACGACCTACAATTTCCCTCTGACTCGCCGATTGGGGGCGTCGATTCGGATCCGCACCCCAATTTCTTCGGCACGTCGGCGGCCGCGCCGAACATCGCAGCGATCGCGGCTCTCATCCGACAGTCGCGTCCGTCTCTTTCGTACCAGGAGGTCTACAATTCCCTGCGGTCCGGGACGCAGGACATTACGCAGCGGATCACCCGGGAGGGAGAGCTCCAGGACATCGGAGAAGGGAGAGATCCCTGGAGCGGGACCGGGTTTGTGCTGGCGGAAGAAGCAGTGCCGCCTCCCCGCACGCTGCAAATTGTGAATCTTGCGGCGGACGGAACCCTTTCGTCTCGGAACGAGGCCACGTTGGAGCTCAGCTGGAGCCTGGTTGGAGAGGGGCAGGTGGACGCATTTCTGATCGAGCGTCAATTTTTCGATGGCCCCTTTACGGAGCAGACAACCGTCACGCCGGACGGGGAGAGGCAGTTTTCCAATAGCATCGAGAATTTGCCGCCCGGCAAGCACACGTTTCGAATCACAGCGGTGCGGAACGACAGCGTCATCACGACCAGCACCACGGAGAGAATTTTGCAGGCGGGAGGCCCGAATGTGATGCTTTACCCCAATCCGTTTCGGGAGCGGACGAATGTGTCCGTCACGCTTCCCTCGAACGGAGGGCCGGAAGAGGTGCGCGTTAGTGTCTATGACGCCCTGGGGCGGCGGGTGGCCACCCCCGTTGAGGCACGGTCTGTGGACGCGACGCAGTCGATTACGCTTACCCCCTCAGAGCTTGGCATTTCCGGGGCCGGAATGTACTTCTTCCGAGTGAAAGGAGAGTCATTCACTCGAACGGTTCAAGGCGTGTACAGTCCCTGA
- the gyrA gene encoding DNA gyrase subunit A, producing MEADDSRVIPINIEEEMKSSYIDYSMSVIVSRALPDVRDGLKPVHRRVLYGMHELGLTQGANYKKSARIVGEVLGKYHPHGDSSVYDTLVRMAQEFSMRYPLADGQGNFGSIDGDSAAAMRYTEARMTRIAEQMLHDIGKETVDTQENFDGTMEEPVVLPAAFPNMLVNGADGIAVGMATKIPPHNLGETIDATVAYIDDPEIEIDDLMEHLPAPDFPTGGIIYGYQGVYNAYHSGRGRVVMRAKMHEEEVRSGRRALVVTEMPYQVNKSREVERIADRVRADRIEGIADLRDESDRDGLRIVIELKRDANAEIVKNQVYKHSRLQDTFGVNMVALVNGRPKVVDLKDAIRHYVDHRHEIVVRRTEYDLKQAQDRAHILEGLTLALDHLDAVIAIIRHSPDTDAARQNLRRGRYPETLSKPDLRELNVPLEPPVEADRTQDTVQKLLGDEYEKLVQQPEEGHWLTEDQANAILRLRLSRLTGMEREKIIGEYEDIIDKIKELQHLLDSKERRMELIKEELLKVKERFDDERRTEIDYTGGDDIIIEDLIEREHVVVTITHQGLTKRTPIDTYRTQGRGGVGMRGTGKREDDFIEHLYVCHSHDVLLLFTDKGQCFWLRPFEIPEGSRTAKGRSIRQLIDIDADDRVRTVISVSKDDFEDEDFLNSHYVLAATRQGMVKKTALEAYSRPRSNGIIGIKIDEGDELIEASLTGGDHTVVVASSGGRAVHFDENDARPMGRNTRGVRGMKLPGDQEMVGMISVPPDASEEMDVLAVAENGYGKRTSLSEYRVQGRGGKGLITLNRTERTGNLVAIKGVYGSEDLMIITVNGIMIRTRVEEISTMGRNTQGVRVINLKDGDRIADVTRVRDTEEAENTEEAASEDDASAQNGEMDEDAASDAVDEVE from the coding sequence ATGGAAGCGGACGACAGCCGCGTTATCCCCATTAACATCGAGGAGGAGATGAAGTCCTCCTACATCGACTACTCGATGTCCGTCATCGTGAGCCGCGCGCTGCCTGACGTGCGCGACGGGCTCAAGCCAGTACACCGTCGCGTGCTCTACGGCATGCACGAACTCGGCCTCACACAGGGGGCCAACTACAAGAAAAGTGCTCGTATCGTCGGGGAGGTACTCGGAAAGTACCATCCGCACGGAGATTCGTCGGTGTACGACACGCTTGTGCGGATGGCTCAGGAATTTTCCATGCGCTATCCCCTGGCCGACGGGCAGGGCAACTTCGGCTCGATCGATGGCGACTCGGCAGCAGCCATGCGTTACACCGAGGCCCGCATGACGCGCATCGCCGAGCAGATGCTGCACGACATCGGCAAGGAGACCGTCGACACGCAGGAAAACTTCGACGGGACGATGGAGGAGCCCGTTGTGTTGCCGGCGGCGTTCCCCAACATGCTGGTGAACGGAGCGGACGGCATCGCTGTGGGGATGGCCACCAAGATCCCCCCCCACAACTTGGGCGAGACGATCGACGCCACGGTGGCCTACATCGACGATCCGGAAATCGAGATCGACGATTTGATGGAGCACCTCCCGGCGCCGGACTTTCCGACCGGGGGCATTATCTACGGCTATCAGGGCGTTTACAACGCCTACCACTCGGGCCGGGGACGGGTTGTGATGCGTGCGAAGATGCATGAAGAAGAGGTGCGCAGCGGCCGGCGCGCGTTGGTGGTGACGGAGATGCCGTACCAGGTCAACAAGAGTCGGGAAGTTGAACGCATCGCCGACCGGGTCCGGGCAGACCGCATCGAGGGCATCGCCGACCTGCGCGACGAGAGCGACCGCGACGGCCTGCGCATCGTCATTGAGCTGAAGCGCGACGCCAACGCGGAGATCGTCAAGAATCAGGTCTATAAGCATTCCCGCCTGCAGGACACGTTCGGCGTCAATATGGTGGCGCTGGTGAACGGGCGACCGAAGGTGGTCGACCTCAAAGACGCCATCCGGCACTACGTGGACCACCGGCACGAGATTGTGGTGCGTCGCACGGAGTACGATCTGAAGCAGGCCCAGGACCGGGCGCACATCTTGGAGGGCCTGACCCTCGCGCTCGACCACCTCGACGCCGTCATTGCCATCATCCGCCATTCGCCCGACACCGACGCGGCCCGCCAAAACCTTCGCCGGGGCCGCTACCCGGAGACGCTCTCCAAACCGGACCTCCGCGAGCTCAATGTTCCTCTTGAGCCGCCTGTGGAGGCCGACCGCACGCAGGATACGGTCCAGAAGCTTCTCGGCGACGAGTACGAGAAACTCGTTCAGCAGCCGGAGGAAGGCCACTGGCTCACGGAGGATCAGGCCAATGCCATCCTTCGCCTCCGCCTGAGCCGCCTGACGGGGATGGAGCGGGAAAAGATCATCGGCGAATACGAGGACATCATCGACAAGATCAAAGAGCTCCAGCATCTGCTCGATAGCAAGGAGCGCCGGATGGAGCTCATCAAAGAGGAGTTGCTAAAGGTCAAGGAGCGATTCGACGACGAGCGCCGCACGGAGATCGATTACACCGGCGGCGACGACATCATCATCGAGGACTTGATTGAACGCGAGCACGTCGTTGTCACCATCACGCACCAGGGCCTCACCAAGCGCACGCCCATCGACACTTACCGCACACAAGGCCGCGGTGGGGTCGGTATGCGGGGCACCGGCAAGCGTGAGGACGACTTCATCGAGCACCTGTACGTCTGTCACTCCCACGACGTCCTCCTCCTCTTTACCGACAAGGGACAATGCTTCTGGTTGCGGCCCTTTGAAATCCCGGAGGGTAGCCGCACGGCCAAAGGGCGGTCCATTCGTCAACTCATCGACATTGACGCCGACGACCGCGTTCGAACCGTCATTAGCGTGAGCAAGGACGACTTTGAAGACGAGGACTTCCTCAACAGCCACTACGTGCTGGCCGCCACGCGACAAGGCATGGTCAAGAAGACGGCCCTGGAAGCCTACAGCCGCCCCCGCTCCAACGGCATCATCGGCATTAAGATTGATGAGGGCGACGAGCTGATTGAGGCCTCCCTCACCGGGGGCGACCACACCGTGGTCGTGGCCTCATCGGGCGGACGGGCTGTCCACTTCGATGAGAACGACGCGCGTCCCATGGGCCGCAACACCCGCGGCGTCCGCGGCATGAAGCTGCCCGGCGACCAGGAGATGGTGGGCATGATCTCGGTTCCCCCGGATGCCAGCGAGGAAATGGATGTATTGGCCGTCGCCGAAAATGGATACGGCAAACGGACGTCCCTGAGCGAGTATCGGGTGCAAGGACGAGGTGGAAAGGGTCTCATCACCCTTAACCGCACCGAGCGTACAGGCAACCTCGTGGCCATCAAGGGCGTCTACGGCAGCGAAGATCTGATGATCATCACCGTGAACGGCATCATGATCCGTACACGGGTCGAAGAGATCAGCACCATGGGCCGCAACACGCAGGGCGTGCGCGTGATCAACCTCAAGGATGGCGACCGCATCGCCGACGTGACCCGGGTCCGAGACACTGAGGAGGCAGAGAACACCGAGGAGGCCGCATCGGAGGACGACGCCTCTGCCCAAAACGGCGAGATGGACGAGGACGCCGCCAGCGACGCGGTGGATGAAGTGGAATAA